A stretch of DNA from Methylobacterium sp. CB376:
TCTCGGCCAGGAGGGTCACGTAGAGCGCCCGCCTGCCGCCCGCCGCCGCGTGGGTGAAGCAGACTTGGTTGGCCAGGATGGTCTTGCCGCTGCCCGGCGTGCCCTGGACGATGTAGACGCCGCCCTCGAACAGGCCGCCGCCCAGGATCTCGTCGAGCCCGGCGATCCCCGTCGGGACGCGCTCCAGCCCGCCGTAGCCGCCGACCCGCGTCGTGCTCGCACCCGCCCCGGTCATCGTGGTCTCGGTATCCGTCTAGAGATAGAGGGGGAGAGTTACCGTGAAGGTCGCGCCTTCACCAGCCCCGCTCCGCACGCTCACGCTCCCCTCCATCGCCTCGGCGAGGCGGCGCACCAGCCAGAGCCCGACCCCGAAGCCGCTGCGCAGCTCGGGATCCGGCAGCGCCGCCCGCTCGAAGCGCTCGAAGATCCGCTCCTGGTCGGCCTGCGGGATGCCGTGCCCCTCGTCGCGGACGCGGATCGCCGCCCGCGCCCCGATCCGCTCGGCCTCGATCGCGATCGGCTTGGAATCCCCGTACTTGATCGCGTTCGTGACGAGGTTGTCGAGGATCTGGTCGAGGGCGACCCGCTCGCAGCGCAGGACGAGCTCCTCCGGCACCGCCACCGTGAGGCGGCTCCCCGCATGGGCCGCGAGGGGCTCGACGCCCCGCGCCACCTCGCGCACCACCTCGGCGAGGACCACCGGGGCGGGATCGAGGACGAGGCGCCCGGCCTGGGCGCGCGAGACGTCGAGGACCGTCGTCGCCCGCCGCACGTAGCGCTCCACGAGCCAGTGCAGGCGGGACAAGCCTTGAGCGAGGCGCGGCCCCGCCGCCTCGTCCTCGGCCGCGTCCCGCAGGCGCTCGACCTGGCCGAGGATCGGGGTCATCGGGTTGCGCAGCTCGTGCGCCATGGCCGCCAGGAACGCGTCGCGCTCGTGCAGGGCCGCCTGCAGGGCCGCAACCTCGCGGCGCAGGGCCGCCGTCTCGGCCAGGAGGGGGCCGGTGAGGTCGGTCCCGGGTTCGGGCGGCGCGGCGTCGCGCCGGACGCCGCCTCGCCGGGTCTCCGGCTCGCTCATCGGATCTCCCCGCGAACGGGGTCCCTGCGGACGGGCACGGGGTCCGGATCCCGGCGCCGGAGAGGACCGCCCCGGAGCCGGACCGTATCTAGAGGCTGCACGGAGCGCAGACAGGTCCCGGGCCGGGTCGGCGACGTCCGGCCAGGAGGCCCGGCAGGAGGCCCGTGTCGGGCGCCGGGTGCGGCGCCGAGCTCGGCCGATTGCGTGGGGCGGTTCCGCTCAGCGCCGCGGCACCGCGATCTCCACCACGCGGGCGCCGCCCGCGCGCCGGGCCGCGGGGCGCTCGACCGTCCCGGCCGCCAGCCAGGACCCGTCCCGGCCGCGGCGATAGACGGCCGGCCCGGCCGCACCGGGCTCGCCGGCCCGCGGTCGCGCCGCCCCGACCCCGTCGATGACGTAGACGACCGGCTCGGCCCGCGGCGGGCTCGGAATGCCCGCCACCGTGGGAACGCCGTAGGTGCCGTAGCCCCAGGCGGTCGGCACGAGTTCGGCGGGCCGCGGCAGGGTGAGGAGCGGCCCCTCCGTGACGATGGGCGGAACGGCCTCGCCGCCGGCCACCACGCCGCCCGCGAAACCGTAGGGGTCGGCCGCGAAGCGGCCGCCGCGGTGTCCGGCCCGGCCGTCATGCCGCGGCGCGCGCGGCGACGCCGCAGGCCCGTAGGCGCCCCCCCGGGGCGGCCCGTAGGCGGACCGCTGCGGCGGTCCGTAGGCGGACCGCTGCGGCGGTCCGTAGCCGGCACCCTGGATCGGGGCGGAGGGCCGCGCCGCGGCGGGCCCGGCGAGGAGACCCGCCAGGGCGGCGAGCCCGAGGCCGATCAGGTCACGACGCATAATCCCACGCTCCCGCTCACATCCGCTCGTCAATCGCACATGCCGCATGGTCGTTCCCGCCCGGCAGCCGCGCCAGCCGTGGCAGAGTGCGTAATGCCCCGGCGGATCCCCGCCCCGCCTCCTCCGGCGCGCAGAATTCGCAAGCTCTCGTTCTCGCTCTCGCGCCCGCGGGCCCGTGCACCTGCCCTCGCGTCAGAGGTCGAGCCAAGATGCAAAGCTTGTCGCTCGATCGTTAACGGTTTCGGAGATCGGCACTGCTATCGTGCAGGCGATGATGGGTCACGCAATGCAAGCAGACTTCGCCAAGTTGCTCGATGCAGAGATCGCAAAGACTTGGAGCGATCGACGGATGAGCGTGCTCAAGCGGCTGTACGAGGCGCAGCAGCGGCAGGCGCAGCGGCAGGATGCGCGCAGCGCGATCTGGTTCGTCGGCGCGCTCTACATCCTGTTCTCGATCACGGACGCGATCCTGATCGGCGACGTGATCGTGTACGCAGTCCTGCTGCGGCTCGCCATCGGCACCGTCTACATCGCCTGCATCGGCCTGCAGATCAGGCGCGACGTCGACGCCCGCCTGATTGAGCTGCAATGCGCCCTCGGCGTCGTCGTCGGCTACGCATCCTGGTTGCTGCTGACCTACTTCAGCGACCACAGCGCCAACGTTTCCTACTATCTTGCCTACGGCACCGTCTTCATGATGGTGGCCAATCTGTTCTTCAACTTCCGCTTCCGAGTCGCGCTGCTCACCTCCGGCCTGATCACTCTGATCTTCTTCGTCTCGGCCTTTCTGTGTTTCGATTTCCCGTTCCACTATTACGCCGCGATCGGGTCGCTCTACGTCCTGAGCTTCGTTCTGACGATCTTTATCAACTGGAAATTGAACCTGGAGCGTTATCGCGTGTTCCTCAACGCGATGCGGGCGGAGATTCGCCAGCGGCAGGCGGCGGAGCGCGGCGAGGAACTGCTGAAACTGTCGACGACCGACGCGCTCACGGGTCTCGCCAACCGGCGGGCCATCGACCAGGAGCTGCACAGCCTGTGGAAGGCATGGCGGGAGGGGGGCGCGGCCTTCGGGGTGGTCCTCATCGACATCGACTATTTCCGGATGTTCAACGACTATTACGGTCACCAGCGGGGCGATGCCGGCCTGGTCTCGATGGCGCGCGCCATGGCGGCCGTGGCGAGGCGGCACGGCGGGCGGATCGGCCGCTTCGGGGGCGAGGACTTCATCCTGCTCCTGCGCTGCGAGGAGCCGGAGGCGGTCGCCGCCGTCGCCGAGGAGGTGCGGCGGGAGGTGGAGGCGCTGGCGATCCCTCACGAGGCGCGGATGGACCACCTCGCCGCCGTGACGGCCAGCATCGGGGCGGCCTTCTGCCGGGGGATCGCGGCCGACAAGCCGGAGCGCATCGTCACCGCCGCCGAGCGCGCCCTGCTGCTCGCCAAGGACAGCAACCGCAACTGCGTCAAGCTGTTCGACGGCCGGCTGTTCGACCGCGTCAGCAGCCAGGACAGCGTCGCCGAGGCGGTGCGCACCGCGGTGGAGCGGGGGCGGGTGTCGCTGGTCTTCCAGCCGATCTGGGACGTGTCGGCCGGCCGGATCCTGGCGGCCGAGGCCCTGATGCGGCTCACCGCCCCGGACGGCACCGCGCTCTCGCCCGCGACCTTCATCCCGGTGGCCGAGCGGACCGGGGCGATCGTGGAGCTCGGCGCCTTCGCGTTCCGGGAGGCCTGCCGCCAGCTCGCCGCGACCGAGGCGATCCCGATGGTCAGCGTGAACGTCTCGGCGGTGCAGCTCGGCCGCCCCGACTTCGTCGAGACGGTCGCGGCCCTGCTGCGCGAGACCGGCGTCGCGCCGGCCCGCCTCGCCGTCGAGATCACCGAGGGGCTGGAGATCGACACCGATTCCCGCGTCGCCGAGGCGATCGGCGCGCTCTCGCGGCTCGGCGTGCAGATCTGGCTCGACGATTTCGGCACCGGCTTCGCCGGCCTGTCCTGCATCAGCCGGATCAGCTTCGACACGATCAAGGTCGACAGGCTCTTCGTCCAGGCCAGCGACACGCCCCGCGGCGCCAAGATGCTCAAGGACATCGTGACGCTGGTGCAGAATTCCGGGCAGCGGATCGTGGTCGAGGGCGTCGAGACGGCCGACCAGGTCGAGCTCCTGAAGCAGTACGGGGTGGCCCTGCTCCAGGGCTACTACTTCAACCGGCCGATGTCGGCGGAGGCGCTGCGGATGCTGGCGGCCAAGGGCGGACGGCTGGCGTCGTCCGCCGGCTGAGCGGCGCGCCTGGCGCGGGCGGCGCCTCGCGCGCCGCCGGCCGGGCCGCTCAGCGGCGCTCGATCTCCAGGTAGCCGATCAGGCCGCTCTCGTCCTCGAAGTAGCGGAATTGCGCGACCTCCTCGGGAGGGATCTCGGAGGCGAAGGCCTCGATCTCCGCCCGGGAGCGGTAGAGGAGGTGCCAGTCCATGTAGGCCTCCATGTAGGCCTCCTCCCGGACCCCGGTGCGGAAGTTCGGCACCAGCAGCCGCCCGCCGGGCCTGAG
This window harbors:
- a CDS encoding sensor histidine kinase, encoding MSEPETRRGGVRRDAAPPEPGTDLTGPLLAETAALRREVAALQAALHERDAFLAAMAHELRNPMTPILGQVERLRDAAEDEAAGPRLAQGLSRLHWLVERYVRRATTVLDVSRAQAGRLVLDPAPVVLAEVVREVARGVEPLAAHAGSRLTVAVPEELVLRCERVALDQILDNLVTNAIKYGDSKPIAIEAERIGARAAIRVRDEGHGIPQADQERIFERFERAALPDPELRSGFGVGLWLVRRLAEAMEGSVSVRSGAGEGATFTVTLPLYL
- a CDS encoding putative bifunctional diguanylate cyclase/phosphodiesterase; translation: MSVLKRLYEAQQRQAQRQDARSAIWFVGALYILFSITDAILIGDVIVYAVLLRLAIGTVYIACIGLQIRRDVDARLIELQCALGVVVGYASWLLLTYFSDHSANVSYYLAYGTVFMMVANLFFNFRFRVALLTSGLITLIFFVSAFLCFDFPFHYYAAIGSLYVLSFVLTIFINWKLNLERYRVFLNAMRAEIRQRQAAERGEELLKLSTTDALTGLANRRAIDQELHSLWKAWREGGAAFGVVLIDIDYFRMFNDYYGHQRGDAGLVSMARAMAAVARRHGGRIGRFGGEDFILLLRCEEPEAVAAVAEEVRREVEALAIPHEARMDHLAAVTASIGAAFCRGIAADKPERIVTAAERALLLAKDSNRNCVKLFDGRLFDRVSSQDSVAEAVRTAVERGRVSLVFQPIWDVSAGRILAAEALMRLTAPDGTALSPATFIPVAERTGAIVELGAFAFREACRQLAATEAIPMVSVNVSAVQLGRPDFVETVAALLRETGVAPARLAVEITEGLEIDTDSRVAEAIGALSRLGVQIWLDDFGTGFAGLSCISRISFDTIKVDRLFVQASDTPRGAKMLKDIVTLVQNSGQRIVVEGVETADQVELLKQYGVALLQGYYFNRPMSAEALRMLAAKGGRLASSAG